The following proteins are encoded in a genomic region of Debaryomyces hansenii CBS767 chromosome G complete sequence:
- a CDS encoding DEHA2G02420p (similar to uniprot|O94118 Candida albicans Cap1 transcriptional activator) produces the protein MADVKRNISEVSSGSSNLSHDDKKLHTKPGRKPIEIEPKSKRTAQNRAAQRAYRERKERKMKDLEDKVKSLEDETIKANTESDFLKAQVDMLKNELARYRGHTDFSDLKLPTRVGHLSNPNTGGTYRPTMGEKHHSSQSDSASNKSSVGEVKFQSPNESSNNTSPDSVGQFSASFPWSKDNLADSNTSNDGYSTGQKQYVPDLISGSSSSTSPLNDNILVSPDSQNSAPNTVNSNQFDNQNDQNYGFTHQTFEEQVDPFCVKLNEACGTKDCPVPKDKEDQYQYNSPFSNLRNPEKENYTTSTNDNTSFDPFFNGDSKFNFELSSNNEDPLSFLNDNNFDVSLAFADSYTEPKRSNEVDPMSLLTTEESVYDPLNDKGFNFNDFVRTSVSDGHEDNSVKKTNTESAPQKTEEEEVVPAPEDTVKCSEIWDRITSHPKYTELDIDGLCNELKSKAKCSETGVVINSSDVNHLLEQSALLRRK, from the coding sequence ATGGCGGACGTGAAGAGGAATATTTCTGAGGTATCTTCAGGATCATCGAATTTGAGTCATGATGACAAAAAGTTGCACACCAAGCCAGGACGCAAGCCTATAGAGATCGAGCCCAAGTCGAAAAGGACGGCGCAGAATCGGGCGGCACAGAGGGCGTACAGGGAGAGAAAGGAGCGTAAAATGAAGGATTTGGAAGACAAGGTAAAATCGTTGGAGGACGAGACAATCAAGGCCAACACCGAGCTGGACTTCTTGAAGGCTCAGGTTGACATGTTAAAGAACGAGTTAGCGAGATACAGAGGCCATACAGATTTTCTGGACTTGAAGTTGCCCACGAGAGTGGGCCACTTGTCGAACCCTAATACGGGAGGCACATATAGGCCGACAATGGGGGAGAAGCACCATTCTTCCCAGTCGGATTCAGCCAGTAATAAGTCGTCGGTCGGAGAAGTTAAGTTCCAGTCGCCTAACGAGTCACTGAACAACACATCGCCAGACTCGGTGGGCCAGTTTTCTGCCAGCTTTCCATGGTCCAAGGACAACTTGGCCGATTCCAATACCTCCAATGATGGATACCTGACCGGCCAGAAACAATACGTGCCAGACTTGATCAGCGGGTCCTCGTCGTCTACGTCCCCGctcaatgataatattttggtttCTCCAGACTCACAGAACTCGGCACCTAACACCGTAAATTCTAATCAATTTGATAACCAGAATGATCAAAATTACGGGTTTACCCATCAGACTTTTGAAGAGCAGGTTGATCCCTTTTGTGTTAAATTAAACGAAGCTTGTGGCACCAAAGATTGCCCTGTACCGAAGGACAAGGAagatcaatatcaatataacTCGCCATTTAGCAATTTAAGGAATCCAGAGAAAGAAAACTATACGACTTCAACTAACGACAACACAAGCTTTGACCCTTTCTTTAATGGTGAttctaaattcaattttgaattatctaGCAACAATGAAGACCCATTGTCATTTTTAAACGATAATAACTTTGATGTTTCATTGGCCTTCGCCGATAGTTATACGGAACCTAAGAGGAGCAACGAAGTTGATCCAATGTCGTTGTTGACCACAGAAGAAAGTGTTTACGATCCATTGAACGATAAaggattcaatttcaatgattttgtCAGGACCAGCGTTTCCGATGGACATGAAGACAACTCTGTCAAGAAGACTAATACAGAGTCTGCTCCTCAAAAgactgaagaagaagaagttgtCCCAGCACCAGAAGATACCGTTAAATGCTCTGAAATATGGGACCGTATTACCTCACATCCTAAATACACAGAACTTGACATTGACGGGTTGTGTAATGAGTTGAAGAGCAAGGCTAAATGTTCTGAGACCGGTGTGGTGATTAACTCTTCCGACGTTAACCATTTATTGGAGCAATCTGCCTTATTGAGACGTAagtaa
- a CDS encoding DEHA2G02442p (no similarity), giving the protein MGYPSSELSRTTALISDMDYQTQIANLQKTRSVVETIQQSTLKIYEDIQVARKNNEVVLNEASEARDVVEGLGNKNEK; this is encoded by the exons ATGGGTTATCCGTCCTCGGAGTTATCTCGGACAACAGCATTGATTCTGGACATGGACTAT CAAACACAAATTGCTAACTTACAGAAGACTCGGTCGGTGGTGGAGACGATACAACAGTCGACATTGAAGATATACGAGGACATTCAGGTGGCGcgaaagaataatgaagtGGTTCTAAATGAGGCCAGTGAGGCCAGGGACGTGGTCGAGGGGCTTGGAAATAAGAACGAGaaatga
- a CDS encoding DEHA2G02464p (similar to uniprot|Q04371 Saccharomyces cerevisiae YMR027W High level expression reduced Ty3 Transposition) yields the protein MTQLPLPYYNDDPNSFAYPTVHKRWPTIIEGCIKDMKNELESDPKLENSGSDIITKLQDLLVSFKNDEEVKPFDDAAIKLNPSLARYNESLVELNKTKKVTWLTGPWLNLECYLYQAINQYFISSEESYWHDFDIFENLKNQTFQQSELGALELCKRYEVLTTQLSKSLEKDTLKLLFSEFIDISLWGNATDLSLLAGNVTLEDIQSVQGEANRKKNEENILVNDLSEAWEYLLKSEAKEKRLDIVLDNSGFELFADLIFSLFALDSGLVSEIHLHCKQIPWFVSDVMPKDFSILLKQLIDPKFYGSISNKENLRAISAVQERITNYHKSDKIVIKSHPFWTLDDKYWTIPKFDDLYKDLLASNLVIFKGDLNYRKLTGDVQWDPTTPFTTSIQELATSKLPVLSLRTCKADVVVGLPKGLNEELIEKYKSMSNEKGEFWSSSGKWAVISFSDGRN from the coding sequence ATGACTCAATTACCTCTTCCATATTACAACGACGATCCCAATTCGTTTGCTTATCCTACAGTGCATAAAAGATGGCCTACAATCATCGAAGGATGCATTAAGGACATGAAGAATGAGCTTGAATCTGACCCCAAGTTGGAAAACTCCGGGTCCGATATCATCACTAAGTTACAGGATCTTTTAGTTTCGTTTAAGaacgatgaagaagtaAAACCATTTGATGATGCTGCAATTAAATTGAATCCTTCCTTAGCTCGTTATAACGAATCATTGGTTGAACTTAACAAGACCAAGAAGGTCACCTGGTTGACCGGCCCATGGTTAAACTTAGAATGCTATTTATACCAAGCTATTAACCAATACTTCATTTCTTCTGAAGAATCTTATTGGCAcgattttgatatttttgaaaacttgaagaaCCAAACTTTTCAACAATCGGAGCTCGGCGCATTAGAATTATGCAAAAGATATGAAGTACTCACGACTCAATTGTCCAAATCCTTGGAGAAAGATACGTTGAAACTCCTCTTTTCTGAATTTATAGACATTTCATTATGGGGTAACGCTACAGATTTGTCATTATTAGCCGGTAATGTTACCCTCGAGGATATTCAATCAGTTCAAGGTGAAGCAAacagaaagaaaaatgaagaaaatattttggtcAATGATTTATCAGAAGCTTGGGAATACTTATTGAAGAGTGAAGCCAAGGAGAAAAGACTTGATATTGTATTAGACAATTCAGGGTTTGAGTTGTTTGCTGACTTGATTTTTAGTTTATTTGCCTTGGATTCTGGGTTAGTAAGTGAAATTCATTTACATTGTAAGCAAATTCCATGGTTTGTTAGTGACGTGATGCCAAAGGATTTTTCTATATTGTTGAAGCAATTGATTGATCCTAAATTTTATGGTAGTATCTCTAATAAAGAGAATTTGCGGGCAATTTCAGCCGTACAAGAGAGAATAACAAATTACCATAAGTCTGACAAGATAGTTATCAAATCCCATCCATTCTGGACTTTGGATGACAAATATTGGACCATCCCAAAGTTCgatgatttatataaggATTTATTGGCTTCAAATTTAGTTATTTTCAAGGGTGATTTGAATTACCGTAAATTAACAGGTGATGTGCAATGGGACCCAACAACTCCTTTCACGACGTCCATTCAAGAATTGGCAACATCTAAGCTACCAGTTTTGAGTTTACGTACTTGCAAAGCCGACGTAGTAGTTGGCTTACCAAAGGGCttgaatgaagaattaattgaaaaatataaatccaTGAGTAACGAGAAGGGAGAATTTTGGAGCTCCTCCGGTAAATGGGCTGTCATATCCTTCTCGGATGGCCGTAACTAG
- a CDS encoding DEHA2G02486p (similar to uniprot|P32774 Saccharomyces cerevisiae YKL058W TOA2 Transcription factor IIA small chain) gives MSAPAYYELYRRSTIGTTLTDALDTLISDEKIQPQLAMRILNNFDRIISELLKNESGISKSKLTFKGDLHTYRFCDDVWTFIIKNVLIKLTDVSNSGNNDLNDNEINVDKFKIVACNSKKAGDM, from the coding sequence ATGAGTGCTCCAGCATATTATGAGCTCTATAGAAGGTCGACTATAGGAACAACGTTAACTGATGCATTAGATACATTAATTTCCGATGAAAAGATACAACCACAACTAGCTATgagaattttaaataacTTCGATCGAATTATATCtgaattgttgaaaaatgagCTGGGCATTTCCAAATCTAAGTTAACTTTTAAAGGAGATTTGCATACGTATAGATTCTGTGATGATGTGTGGACTTTCATAATCAAAAACGTTCTAATCAAATTGACTGATGTTTCAAATTCAGGTAATAATGACttaaatgataatgaaataaacgtggataaatttaaaatagtTGCTTGTAACTCCAAAAAAGCTGGTGATATGTAG
- a CDS encoding DEHA2G02508p (similar to uniprot|Q04372 Saccharomyces cerevisiae YMR028W TAP42), with the protein MDNKENKNDRTVSERYRNAIGKFQSIFNGSSVFGDRKDSLKYQTNVGDLIKEFTLIQLIVDRLDLFSDNESLNEINVSYIQFINLDYYLGLLYSDYLWNPKTGQAPEASDPIEFKEMNITIAKSKLVHFIAQLDNYGEVLSKSQSSRVNSFKEIYNPTYDELVSYSNPALKRADKIENYKLEKELKGKLQILNDYYNQNSEKGEEEDDSMFERFDEEIVKAIYIDQLRLYSISAFNNLELLSMELQVLSNRPKQRITEIDPPKSKEEPSMENDYGYTSKLESLPFNNKSKISDLISKQGKILQPFTITSNKQDLKSKVFGTGQVLPSMSVEEYLDYELANGKMMKEEVKDEKNDSDSDNSDEELEKRQWDDWKDDNPKGSGNMKANLG; encoded by the coding sequence ATGGACAACAAAGAGAATAAGAACGACAGAACTGTTTCTGAAAGATATAGGAATGctattggaaaatttcaaagtattTTTAATGGTAGTTCTGTATTTGGTGATCGCAAAGACTCATTGAAATACCAGACGAACGTTGGtgatttgattaaagaGTTTActttgattcaattgattgttGATAGATTAGATTTGTTTAGCGACAACGAGTCTCTTAACGAAATAAATGTCAGTTACATACAATTTATAAACTtggattattatttggGATTGTTATATTCGGATTATTTATGGAACCCAAAAACTGGACAAGCTCCAGAAGCATCAGATCCAATTGAGTTCAAAGAAATGAATATTACCATTGCTAAGAGCAAACTTGTTCATTTTATAGCACAACTAGATAACTATGGTGAAGTTTTATCCAAGTCTCAATCTTCCAGAGTGAATTCgttcaaagaaatatacAATCCTACGTACGACGAATTAGTATCCTATAGTAATCCCGCATTGAAAAGAGcagataaaattgaaaattacaaGCTAGAGAAAGAGTTGAAAGgaaaattgcaaatattaaatgacTACTATAATCAAAATTCCGAAAAAGGCGAGGAAGAAGACGATTCCATGTTTGAGAGATTTGACGAAGAGATTGTTAAGGCGATTTATATTGATCAACTAAGATTGTACAGCATCAGCGCCTTTAATAACTTGGAGCTATTGTCGATGGAATTGCAAGTCTTATCCAACAGACCAAAACAGCGTATAACAGAAATAGACCCTCCTAAATCCAAGGAAGAACCATCAATGGAAAATGATTATGGATatacttcaaaattagaATCCTTACCCTTCAACAATAAAAGCAAGATTTCTGATTTGATTTCGAAACAAGGCAAAATTTTACAACCTTTTACAATAACGTCCAATAAGCAAGATCTCAAGCTGAAAGTCTTTGGCACAGGCCAAGTTCTTCCTTCTATGTCTGTTGAGGAATACCTAGATTATGAATTGGCGAACGGTAAGATgatgaaagaagaagtcaAAGATGAGAAGAATGATAGTGATAGTGATAATTCAGacgaagaattagaaaagcGACAATGGGATGACTGGAAGGATGATAATCCAAAGGGTAGCGGTAATATGAAAGCAAATTTAggttaa